One uncultured Gellertiella sp. genomic window carries:
- the yidD gene encoding membrane protein insertion efficiency factor YidD: MCNGPECSHPKLPPRRGRNWSGPFRRTPGRLLGMGLIRLYQLTLSGFIGNSCRHMPTCSEFGYEAIARHGLWAGGWMTLFRVTRCGPGGTSGFDPVSERLENRQEWWTPWRYFRSTKEQV, encoded by the coding sequence ATGTGCAACGGACCGGAGTGCAGTCACCCGAAATTGCCGCCCCGCCGGGGTCGAAACTGGAGCGGCCCGTTTCGCCGGACACCCGGCCGGTTGCTGGGCATGGGACTGATCCGCCTCTACCAGCTGACGCTTTCCGGCTTCATCGGCAACAGCTGCCGGCACATGCCCACTTGTTCGGAATTCGGCTATGAGGCGATTGCCCGGCATGGCCTGTGGGCAGGCGGCTGGATGACCCTGTTCCGCGTCACCCGCTGCGGCCCCGGCGGCACGTCCGGCTTCGATCCTGTCAGCGAACGGCTGGAAAACAGGCAGGAATGGTGGACGCCTTGGCGCTATTTTCGCAGCACGAAGGAGCAGGTCTGA
- a CDS encoding iron-sulfur cluster assembly scaffold protein: protein MDDIYNSKILEFAGNIPLTGVLSDADGSADAHSRLCGSKVKVYLRLDGSVISGFSHEVKACALGQASSSIMARHVVGAEAEEIRKARADMLAMLKDGGEGPSGRFEDMRFLKPVRDYKARHASTMLTFDAVVKAIDEIEAKRGVGA, encoded by the coding sequence ATGGACGACATCTACAACAGCAAGATCCTCGAATTTGCCGGGAATATTCCGCTGACCGGGGTTCTTTCCGATGCGGATGGCAGTGCCGACGCCCATTCCAGGCTCTGCGGTTCGAAAGTGAAGGTCTATCTCCGGCTGGACGGCTCCGTCATCTCCGGCTTTTCCCATGAGGTGAAGGCCTGCGCGCTCGGTCAGGCCTCGTCCTCGATCATGGCGCGCCATGTGGTGGGGGCGGAGGCGGAGGAGATCCGCAAGGCGCGGGCCGACATGCTGGCGATGCTGAAGGACGGCGGCGAGGGCCCCTCCGGTCGCTTCGAGGACATGCGGTTTCTGAAACCCGTCCGGGATTACAAGGCCCGCCATGCCTCCACCATGCTGACCTTCGATGCGGTGGTAAAGGCCATCGACGAGATCGAGGCGAAGCGCGGCGTCGGGGCCTGA
- the folE gene encoding GTP cyclohydrolase I FolE, whose amino-acid sequence MDAIIKNFPRGAAEQGRPSQQEAEDAVRVLLRWAGDDPSREGLLDTPARVAKSYRELFGGYDLAPEDVLGRTFEEVAGYDDMVLVKDIPFYSHCEHHMVPIIGKAHIAYLPDGRVLGLSKIARVVDIFARRLQTQETMTAQIARSIDETLQPRGVAVLIEAEHMCMAMRGVQKQGSTTLTSTFTGAYKMDAAEQARFMTLVRSR is encoded by the coding sequence ATGGATGCAATCATCAAGAACTTCCCGCGGGGCGCAGCCGAACAGGGCCGTCCGTCGCAACAGGAAGCCGAAGACGCCGTTCGCGTGCTGTTGCGCTGGGCGGGCGATGACCCGAGCCGCGAAGGCCTGCTCGACACGCCGGCACGCGTCGCCAAATCCTATCGCGAACTGTTCGGCGGCTATGATCTGGCACCGGAAGATGTTCTCGGCCGCACCTTCGAGGAGGTGGCCGGCTATGACGACATGGTGCTGGTGAAGGACATCCCCTTCTATTCCCATTGCGAACACCACATGGTGCCGATCATCGGCAAGGCGCATATCGCCTATCTGCCGGACGGAAGGGTGCTGGGCCTGTCGAAGATTGCCCGCGTCGTGGACATTTTCGCCCGCCGCCTGCAGACCCAGGAAACCATGACGGCGCAGATTGCCCGCTCCATCGACGAAACCCTGCAGCCGCGCGGTGTGGCCGTCCTCATCGAGGCCGAGCACATGTGCATGGCGATGCGCGGCGTGCAGAAGCAGGGCTCAACCACGCTCACCTCCACTTTCACCGGTGCCTACAAGATGGACGCCGCCGAGCAGGCGCGGTTCATGACGCTGGTGCGCAGCCGCTGA
- the hisI gene encoding phosphoribosyl-AMP cyclohydrolase, producing MMTLSFPEPSADKTVLEDAGDFTPKFDRNGLLTAVVTDAADGVLLMVAHMNAEALSLTLETGIAHYFSRSRGKIWKKGETSGNLQTVTEIRTDCDQDALWLKVRVAGHDATCHTGRRSCFYRSVTVQGTSAQLLIEDSERQFDPAAVYGIVKDDSR from the coding sequence ATCATGACACTCTCCTTTCCCGAGCCCTCCGCCGACAAGACCGTGCTGGAAGATGCCGGTGACTTCACGCCGAAATTCGACCGGAACGGCCTTCTCACCGCCGTCGTCACCGATGCCGCCGATGGCGTGCTGCTGATGGTCGCGCATATGAATGCCGAGGCTTTGTCGCTGACACTGGAAACCGGCATAGCCCATTATTTCAGCCGGTCGCGCGGCAAGATCTGGAAGAAGGGCGAAACGTCGGGCAATCTCCAGACCGTCACCGAGATCCGCACCGATTGCGACCAGGACGCGCTCTGGCTGAAGGTCAGGGTCGCAGGCCACGACGCCACCTGCCACACCGGCAGACGCTCCTGCTTCTACCGTTCAGTAACGGTTCAGGGAACATCGGCTCAACTCCTCATCGAGGACAGCGAACGGCAATTCGATCCCGCTGCCGTTTATGGAATTGTTAAAGACGATTCCAGATGA
- a CDS encoding patatin-like phospholipase family protein, translated as MLNWSLNRTNAVAATLEPATPAPPEVAAPPIAPQKTRTRIALALGGGAARGWAHIGVLRAMDEAGIEVSMIAGTSIGALVGGCYLAGKLDELEAFARSLTMRRIAGLLDFTIGGGGLFGGMRLTKRMQEHLQGLAIEDLDRPFVAVASEVNTGHEVWITSGSLITALRASYALPGIFEPIRCNNRTLIDGALVNPVPVSVCRAHEEPLVVAVNLNYDLYGRSAVVKHNASVQTEEPRERKPEEARMGLTGVMVQAFNIIQDRISRARLAGDPPDLALHPRLSDIGLSEFHRAGEAIERGYEEGRAKLSELKRLQETFAR; from the coding sequence ATGCTGAACTGGAGTTTGAACCGGACAAACGCGGTTGCCGCGACACTCGAACCCGCTACGCCCGCGCCCCCGGAAGTTGCCGCACCCCCCATCGCGCCGCAGAAGACCCGTACCCGCATCGCCTTGGCGCTGGGCGGCGGTGCCGCGCGCGGCTGGGCCCATATCGGCGTGCTCAGAGCCATGGACGAAGCGGGCATCGAAGTCAGCATGATTGCCGGAACCTCGATCGGCGCGCTGGTCGGCGGCTGTTATCTTGCCGGAAAACTCGATGAGCTCGAAGCCTTCGCCCGCTCGCTGACCATGCGCCGGATCGCCGGACTCCTCGATTTCACCATCGGCGGCGGTGGCCTGTTTGGTGGCATGCGGCTGACCAAGCGGATGCAGGAACATCTGCAGGGTCTTGCCATCGAGGATCTCGACCGCCCCTTCGTCGCGGTTGCGTCCGAAGTCAATACCGGCCACGAAGTCTGGATCACCAGCGGCTCGCTGATCACCGCATTGCGGGCCTCCTATGCCCTGCCCGGCATTTTCGAACCGATCCGCTGCAACAACCGCACACTGATCGACGGCGCTTTGGTCAATCCGGTGCCGGTCTCCGTCTGCCGCGCCCATGAGGAACCATTGGTCGTGGCGGTCAATCTCAACTATGATCTCTATGGCCGCTCGGCGGTGGTCAAGCACAATGCCAGCGTCCAGACCGAGGAACCGCGCGAACGCAAGCCGGAAGAGGCCCGGATGGGACTGACCGGCGTGATGGTGCAGGCCTTCAACATCATCCAGGACCGCATTTCCCGCGCCCGGCTTGCAGGCGATCCGCCGGATCTGGCGCTTCATCCGCGCCTCAGCGATATCGGCCTGTCGGAATTCCACCGCGCCGGCGAAGCCATCGAACGGGGCTATGAAGAAGGCCGCGCCAAGCTCTCCGAACTGAAGCGCCTGCAGGAAACCTTTGCCCGGTGA
- a CDS encoding CBS domain-containing protein, with protein sequence MSVSVKSMLDQKGRSVITIAPEVTVGEAATLLHDRKIGAVVVVGVDGRIAGIFSERDVVTALARHGKDSLNQPVSSIMTTMVYRCNEEATANQLMEVMSARRFRHVPVETDGKLVGMISIGDVVKSRIREIEHEAEQIKAYIAG encoded by the coding sequence ATGTCTGTTTCAGTCAAATCGATGCTTGATCAGAAGGGACGGTCTGTCATCACCATCGCGCCTGAGGTGACAGTGGGGGAGGCCGCCACGCTGCTGCATGACAGGAAGATCGGTGCGGTGGTGGTGGTCGGTGTGGATGGACGGATCGCCGGGATCTTTTCCGAGCGCGATGTCGTCACCGCACTCGCCCGGCATGGCAAGGACAGCCTGAACCAGCCGGTTTCGTCGATCATGACCACGATGGTCTATCGCTGCAACGAGGAGGCAACCGCCAATCAGCTGATGGAAGTGATGAGCGCCCGGCGCTTCCGCCATGTGCCCGTGGAAACCGACGGCAAACTGGTCGGCATGATTTCCATCGGCGATGTCGTGAAGTCACGGATCCGCGAAATCGAGCATGAGGCCGAGCAGATCAAGGCCTATATTGCCGGGTGA
- a CDS encoding rhomboid family intramembrane serine protease: MNDSNSELPEHPAPDSGQPSPPVPPASGRQPMFNLPTSLVTVVGFMAALFVVQTYLLSGDWDDYITFTFGFIPARYVYPLFAGDYAWAWTPVTYSFLHGNPQHLIFNCVWLVCFGTPVVRRIGTVRSVAFWILSAIASVGVFAGLHWADGILVIGASGVISAFTGAACRFAFPPRGLHFSRRPVYAYPLLSLSQVFSSRAAITFLASWLLGNVLVAAGLPIAGSPGAVVAWEAHIGGLLFGLLAFPLFDRRVSADTTLA, from the coding sequence ATGAACGATTCGAATTCCGAACTGCCCGAACATCCGGCCCCCGATTCTGGCCAGCCTTCGCCACCCGTGCCGCCGGCCTCCGGGCGTCAGCCGATGTTCAATCTTCCGACATCACTCGTCACCGTGGTTGGCTTCATGGCGGCGCTGTTTGTGGTTCAGACCTATTTGCTGTCAGGGGACTGGGACGATTACATCACCTTTACCTTCGGCTTCATTCCGGCCCGCTATGTCTATCCGCTGTTTGCCGGCGATTATGCCTGGGCCTGGACCCCGGTCACCTATTCCTTCCTGCATGGAAATCCGCAGCATCTGATCTTCAACTGTGTGTGGCTGGTCTGTTTCGGCACACCTGTCGTGCGCCGGATCGGGACGGTCCGGTCCGTGGCCTTCTGGATCCTGTCGGCGATTGCCTCGGTTGGCGTTTTTGCCGGGCTGCACTGGGCCGATGGCATTCTGGTGATTGGCGCTTCCGGCGTGATTTCCGCCTTCACCGGGGCAGCCTGCCGTTTTGCCTTTCCGCCGCGCGGTCTGCATTTCAGCCGTCGTCCGGTCTATGCCTATCCGCTGCTGTCGCTGTCGCAGGTCTTTTCCAGCCGGGCCGCGATAACCTTCCTGGCCTCCTGGTTGCTGGGCAATGTGCTCGTCGCAGCCGGCCTGCCGATAGCGGGGTCGCCGGGTGCGGTTGTGGCCTGGGAAGCCCATATTGGCGGATTGCTGTTCGGCTTGCTGGCCTTTCCGCTGTTTGACCGGCGCGTTTCTGCCGACACGACCCTGGCCTGA
- a CDS encoding PAS domain-containing protein, giving the protein MREKSAFDQLSAEDSAFRGAVPLLPSGGPAGNINPLLTLTPIRRHGSGNRDSTQLFPGHDASKRNTSMQLKTTRAIHDYWNRVRAGKAAPSRSDLKPGPISAFLPDMFILQWNADSDVTFRLAGTRVCTLLGRELKDRSFTGIWAPQQGGSLPSLVRAIAENTMPVVVDLSGFRRDQAPLKLEMLLLPIATGDGVPNRLLGCLAPENGTSWQRVEAVGLLRLEAFRPVAGAAEPARPSGDAGLDRIAKPARLSALKRLISLTTQGISSLDPNHLRG; this is encoded by the coding sequence ATGCGGGAAAAGTCCGCTTTCGATCAGTTGAGTGCTGAAGACAGTGCCTTCAGAGGTGCTGTGCCCCTTCTGCCATCCGGCGGCCCCGCAGGCAACATCAACCCTTTGTTAACCTTAACGCCGATTCGGCGGCACGGTTCTGGCAACAGGGACAGCACACAGCTTTTTCCCGGGCATGACGCCTCAAAAAGGAACACCAGCATGCAGCTGAAGACAACCCGCGCAATCCATGACTATTGGAACCGCGTTCGCGCCGGCAAGGCCGCACCATCCCGCAGCGATCTGAAACCGGGGCCGATCTCGGCCTTTCTGCCAGACATGTTCATCCTGCAATGGAACGCAGACAGCGACGTTACCTTCCGGCTGGCGGGTACGCGTGTCTGCACCCTGCTGGGTCGGGAATTGAAGGATCGATCCTTCACCGGTATCTGGGCCCCGCAGCAGGGCGGCAGCCTGCCATCGCTTGTGCGGGCCATTGCCGAAAACACCATGCCCGTTGTCGTCGATCTCTCCGGTTTCCGCCGCGACCAGGCGCCCCTGAAACTGGAAATGCTGTTGCTGCCGATCGCGACAGGGGACGGCGTGCCCAACCGGCTGCTTGGATGCCTGGCCCCGGAAAACGGCACCTCCTGGCAACGGGTCGAGGCCGTCGGCCTGCTCCGGCTGGAGGCTTTCCGCCCGGTCGCCGGTGCTGCGGAACCGGCACGCCCATCCGGCGATGCCGGATTGGATCGAATTGCCAAACCGGCACGCCTGTCAGCCCTCAAGCGTTTGATTTCCCTTACAACGCAAGGAATATCATCGCTGGACCCAAACCATCTGCGAGGTTGA
- a CDS encoding PilZ domain-containing protein, with translation MYSFSASQNTTAPARPMEQRSFQRVTVNLQGRLMLANYDEFDCTAVDMSPGDVNMSCAGRPSHGERVIAYIDHLGRVEGVVQHLVAGGFAMTIQASERKREKLAAQLTWIANKHELGLPEDRRHDRLTPRDTRAELVLDDGSRYVCRILDLSLSGAALDMEFRPPLGTAVRLGSVKGRIVRHFMEGVAMEFSSVQSRDAMREFL, from the coding sequence ATGTATTCGTTTTCGGCCAGCCAGAACACCACAGCCCCGGCCAGACCGATGGAACAACGGTCTTTTCAGCGCGTCACCGTCAATCTGCAAGGTCGGCTGATGCTGGCGAATTATGACGAATTCGATTGCACGGCCGTCGACATGTCGCCGGGCGATGTCAATATGAGCTGCGCCGGTCGCCCCTCGCATGGCGAGAGGGTGATTGCCTATATTGACCATCTCGGTCGGGTCGAAGGCGTGGTGCAGCATCTCGTTGCCGGCGGCTTTGCAATGACGATCCAGGCGTCCGAGCGCAAGCGCGAGAAGCTCGCCGCCCAGTTGACCTGGATTGCCAACAAGCACGAACTCGGCCTGCCGGAAGACCGTCGCCATGATCGTCTGACGCCGCGCGACACCCGCGCCGAGCTGGTGCTCGACGATGGCAGCCGCTACGTCTGCCGCATCCTCGACCTGTCGCTGTCAGGGGCCGCTCTCGACATGGAATTCCGCCCGCCGCTCGGCACCGCCGTTCGGCTCGGCAGCGTCAAAGGCCGTATCGTCCGTCATTTCATGGAGGGCGTGGCCATGGAGTTCAGCTCCGTCCAGTCCCGCGACGCGATGCGCGAATTCCTCTGA
- a CDS encoding transglutaminase-like cysteine peptidase: MTTTRILKSTVAAALFTVSMIGVAEAFPSNMTIIGRANPPLGAYDFCKENGSACDQSYSDTGPEPLTEGNWKELLKVNYQVNSTIQPMTDMEIYGVEEKWAYPTTVGDCEDYALLKQKMLEQAGFSPSDLLITVVLQPSGEGHAVLTVRTDRGDFILDNMRNKVMLWSDTEYTFLKRQAATSPAVWDKIQDGRAPVVGSVTQ; encoded by the coding sequence ATGACAACAACAAGAATACTGAAAAGCACCGTCGCCGCCGCTCTGTTCACCGTCAGCATGATCGGTGTGGCCGAAGCCTTTCCCTCCAACATGACCATTATCGGACGCGCCAATCCGCCGCTCGGTGCCTATGATTTCTGCAAGGAAAATGGCTCGGCTTGCGACCAGAGCTACAGCGATACCGGCCCGGAGCCGCTGACCGAAGGCAACTGGAAAGAGCTGCTGAAGGTGAACTACCAGGTCAATTCCACGATCCAGCCGATGACCGACATGGAAATCTACGGGGTCGAGGAAAAGTGGGCCTATCCGACCACGGTCGGCGATTGCGAAGATTATGCGCTGTTGAAACAGAAGATGCTCGAGCAGGCAGGTTTCTCGCCTTCGGATCTGCTGATTACCGTTGTGTTGCAGCCAAGTGGCGAAGGCCACGCCGTGCTGACGGTCAGGACCGATCGCGGCGACTTCATTCTCGACAATATGCGCAACAAGGTGATGCTCTGGTCGGATACGGAATACACATTCCTGAAGCGACAGGCCGCCACCAGTCCCGCCGTATGGGACAAGATCCAGGATGGCAGAGCCCCTGTCGTCGGCAGCGTTACCCAGTAA
- a CDS encoding D-alanyl-D-alanine carboxypeptidase: protein MQAKSSVVSKSASTVAAGLPGMSILRTVTCLLFAAALLLTGSGTEAFARASKYAGIVVDARTGNVLYSENADALRYPASLTKMMTLYLVFEALESGRIKLDSRVPVSAKAAAMPPSKLGLRPGNTITVEQGILGLVTRSANDAATALGEYVGGSEGRFAQLMTAKAHALGMTRTTYRNCNGLPNTAQMTTARDQARLGIALRKHFPQYYHYFSTRSFQYGRQVIGNHNRLLGVVKGVDGIKTGYTQAAGFNLVTSAQLDGHSIVGVVLGAPSGGWRNQQMTRLVKAYLPKSVRGRAGQDAVAAADPAPAADESASAAQDDQEEGASAPAAESNSTAAAGSGIALPQNGPMPDTRYDAQGNVADASITTNGITPAAADASQQASAASAYQAKPVPVPAASVGSSDDIDNLTTSSTPKGWVVQVGVSPDKTLALGLLDAAKAKGGKVLRSATPIAVPVATGSSTLYRARFAGFSNQDAAVGACKVLKRKGVSCWASAQ, encoded by the coding sequence ATGCAAGCAAAGAGTAGTGTAGTGTCAAAATCAGCATCCACCGTAGCTGCCGGCCTGCCCGGCATGTCCATCCTCCGCACGGTCACATGCCTGCTTTTCGCAGCAGCCCTTCTTCTGACCGGTTCCGGTACGGAAGCCTTCGCCAGAGCGTCCAAATATGCGGGGATCGTCGTCGATGCCCGCACCGGCAATGTCCTTTACAGCGAAAATGCCGATGCCCTGCGCTATCCCGCATCGCTGACCAAGATGATGACGCTCTATCTGGTGTTCGAAGCGCTGGAAAGTGGTCGCATCAAGCTCGATTCGCGGGTCCCGGTATCGGCCAAGGCGGCTGCAATGCCGCCCTCCAAGCTCGGTCTGCGCCCCGGCAACACGATTACGGTCGAACAGGGCATCCTTGGCCTCGTCACCCGCTCCGCAAACGACGCAGCCACTGCGCTCGGCGAATATGTCGGCGGGTCTGAAGGCCGCTTCGCCCAGTTGATGACCGCCAAGGCCCATGCGCTCGGCATGACCCGCACCACTTACCGCAATTGCAATGGCCTGCCGAACACCGCGCAGATGACCACCGCCCGCGACCAGGCCCGCCTCGGCATCGCGCTGCGCAAGCATTTCCCGCAATATTATCACTATTTCTCCACCCGCAGCTTCCAGTATGGCCGTCAGGTCATCGGCAACCACAATCGCCTGCTCGGCGTGGTCAAGGGCGTTGACGGCATCAAGACCGGCTATACCCAGGCGGCGGGCTTCAACCTTGTCACCTCCGCCCAGTTGGACGGCCATTCGATTGTTGGCGTCGTGCTGGGTGCCCCCTCCGGCGGCTGGCGCAATCAGCAGATGACCAGGCTGGTCAAGGCCTATCTCCCGAAGTCGGTGCGCGGCCGCGCCGGTCAGGACGCCGTCGCTGCGGCAGATCCCGCACCCGCTGCCGACGAATCCGCATCTGCGGCCCAGGATGACCAGGAAGAAGGCGCGTCTGCACCTGCTGCCGAGAGCAACAGCACCGCCGCCGCCGGTTCCGGCATAGCCCTGCCGCAGAACGGCCCGATGCCCGACACGCGCTACGACGCGCAGGGCAATGTCGCGGACGCCTCGATCACCACCAATGGCATCACGCCGGCTGCTGCCGACGCCAGCCAGCAGGCCTCCGCTGCCAGCGCCTATCAGGCGAAACCTGTCCCGGTTCCCGCCGCAAGCGTCGGGTCCAGCGATGATATCGACAATCTCACCACCTCCTCCACCCCGAAGGGCTGGGTGGTCCAGGTGGGCGTTTCCCCGGACAAGACATTGGCGCTTGGCCTGCTTGATGCAGCCAAAGCCAAAGGCGGCAAGGTATTGCGTTCCGCCACCCCCATCGCCGTGCCCGTTGCCACCGGCAGCAGCACCCTCTACCGCGCCCGTTTTGCAGGCTTTTCCAATCAGGATGCGGCGGTCGGCGCCTGCAAGGTGCTGAAGCGCAAGGGCGTCAGCTGCTGGGCCAGCGCCCAGTAG
- a CDS encoding SDR family oxidoreductase, translating into MRKRILVTGASGGLGLHLSLVLARRGHAVTATMRNLDKQEALKSAAEAEKLDIRILKLDVEDAGSIEACIGEMVQACGGIDVLVNNAGAGFVRTTEQASEDEIRWVMDVNFMGVVRCTKAALPQMRAQRAGHVINISSIGGLVGQPFNEIYCAAKFAVEGYTESMASYMDKGFGIKFTAIEPGGISSDFARNVMAQFQAGGGLKDDAYRPLFQTYLGAMQGRPPEEMARVYQTPEAVAEVIAGCIEMDAPPVRMRTSEWSEAFCQLKTSADPDGTRQQKLLVERLLS; encoded by the coding sequence ATGCGCAAACGTATTCTGGTAACCGGTGCCTCCGGTGGCCTTGGTCTGCATCTTTCCCTCGTGCTGGCGCGCCGGGGCCATGCCGTCACCGCGACCATGCGCAATCTCGACAAGCAGGAGGCGCTGAAATCCGCCGCTGAGGCGGAGAAGCTGGATATCCGCATCCTGAAGCTCGACGTCGAGGATGCGGGTTCCATCGAGGCCTGCATCGGCGAAATGGTTCAGGCCTGCGGCGGCATCGACGTGCTGGTCAACAATGCCGGTGCGGGTTTCGTGCGCACCACGGAGCAGGCCAGTGAAGACGAGATCCGCTGGGTGATGGATGTCAATTTCATGGGCGTGGTGCGCTGCACGAAAGCGGCGCTGCCGCAGATGCGGGCGCAGCGGGCAGGGCATGTGATCAACATATCGTCGATTGGCGGCCTTGTCGGCCAACCCTTCAACGAGATCTATTGTGCGGCGAAATTTGCGGTCGAGGGCTATACGGAATCCATGGCGAGCTACATGGACAAGGGTTTTGGCATCAAGTTCACCGCCATCGAGCCCGGCGGCATCTCGTCCGATTTCGCCCGCAATGTCATGGCGCAGTTCCAGGCGGGTGGCGGGCTGAAGGACGATGCCTATCGTCCGCTGTTCCAGACCTATCTCGGTGCCATGCAGGGCCGTCCGCCGGAAGAGATGGCCCGGGTCTACCAGACCCCGGAAGCCGTCGCCGAAGTGATTGCCGGTTGCATCGAGATGGACGCGCCGCCCGTCAGGATGCGCACTTCCGAATGGAGCGAGGCCTTCTGCCAGCTGAAGACCAGTGCCGATCCGGACGGGACCCGGCAGCAGAAGCTGCTGGTGGAGCGGTTGCTGAGCTAG
- a CDS encoding DUF1489 family protein, whose product MALHMLKLCVGADSIDDLRDWVARRALIAIAAGLEPHSIHTTRMVPKRMDELLDGGSLYWVIKGQVQARQNLLDIRTFTGEDGITRCDLVLGPEVIETAIQPRRPFQGWRYLAVEDAPRDVMALGQGVAEMPADLKRELMELGLL is encoded by the coding sequence ATGGCCCTGCATATGCTGAAACTCTGTGTCGGTGCGGACAGCATCGACGATCTCAGGGACTGGGTGGCGCGGCGCGCGCTGATTGCCATTGCCGCAGGCCTGGAACCCCACAGCATCCACACCACCCGGATGGTGCCGAAGCGGATGGACGAGCTGCTGGATGGCGGCTCGCTCTACTGGGTGATCAAGGGGCAGGTTCAGGCGCGCCAGAACCTGCTCGACATCAGAACCTTCACCGGCGAGGACGGGATCACCCGCTGCGATCTCGTGCTCGGGCCAGAGGTCATCGAAACCGCGATCCAGCCGCGCCGACCCTTTCAGGGCTGGCGCTATCTTGCCGTCGAGGACGCGCCACGCGATGTGATGGCGCTCGGGCAGGGCGTCGCCGAGATGCCCGCCGATCTCAAGCGCGAACTGATGGAACTGGGCCTGCTCTGA
- a CDS encoding L-serine ammonia-lyase codes for MFLSVFDVFKIGIGPSSSHTMGPMTAANRFLDLLASSDWPRPAGVEPKALRVSLHGSLAYTGIGHGTGRAVILGLTGERPDLVDPDRMDGIIAEVERSGTVQPPGHPAYQFNPATDLVFDRKTPLAGHANGMSISALDRDGRVLVSQVYYSIGGGFVVTDLELEAMRSSDTVPNQQALGVPYPFDSAEQMLEMAARSGKSIAQMKRANEEAAMSREDLDAGLDRIWNAMTSCIDRGLKGEGIMPGGLNVRRRARAIHDKLHEEWRSNRVNPVLANDWLSVYAMAVNEENAAGGRVVTAPTNGAAGVVPATIRYYLHFHEDADQKGIRDYLLTAAAIGGIIKHNASISGAEVGCQGEVGSAAAMAAAGLAAVMGGTPAQIENAAEIALEHHLGMTCDPVGGLVQVPCIERNALGAVKAVTAASLALKGDGTHFVPLDACIETMRQTGYDMSEKYKETSTGGLAVNLVEC; via the coding sequence ATGTTTCTATCAGTATTCGACGTCTTCAAGATTGGTATCGGGCCATCGAGCTCGCACACGATGGGGCCGATGACAGCGGCCAACCGGTTTCTGGATTTGCTGGCCTCTTCTGACTGGCCGCGCCCGGCGGGTGTCGAGCCGAAGGCGCTGAGGGTCAGCCTGCATGGCTCGCTCGCCTATACCGGCATCGGCCATGGCACGGGCAGGGCCGTCATCCTCGGGCTGACCGGCGAGCGGCCCGATCTCGTTGATCCCGACCGGATGGACGGGATCATTGCCGAGGTCGAGCGCAGCGGTACGGTTCAGCCGCCCGGCCATCCGGCATATCAGTTCAATCCCGCGACCGATCTGGTCTTCGACAGGAAGACGCCGCTTGCGGGCCACGCCAATGGCATGAGCATCTCGGCGCTTGACCGCGACGGCCGGGTGCTGGTCAGCCAGGTCTATTATTCGATTGGCGGCGGCTTCGTCGTCACCGATCTCGAGCTGGAGGCGATGCGCAGCAGCGACACCGTACCGAACCAGCAGGCGCTGGGCGTGCCCTATCCCTTCGACAGTGCCGAGCAGATGCTGGAGATGGCGGCCCGGTCCGGCAAGTCCATCGCCCAGATGAAACGCGCCAACGAGGAGGCGGCGATGAGCCGCGAGGACCTCGACGCCGGGCTCGACCGGATCTGGAATGCCATGACCTCCTGCATCGATCGCGGGCTGAAGGGCGAGGGCATCATGCCCGGCGGGCTGAATGTCCGCCGTCGCGCCCGCGCCATCCATGACAAGCTGCACGAGGAATGGCGCAGCAACCGGGTCAATCCGGTGCTCGCCAATGACTGGCTGAGCGTCTATGCCATGGCCGTCAACGAGGAGAATGCCGCGGGCGGCCGGGTGGTGACCGCGCCCACCAATGGTGCCGCCGGCGTGGTTCCCGCCACCATCCGCTATTACCTGCATTTCCATGAGGATGCCGACCAGAAGGGCATTCGCGACTACCTGCTGACGGCGGCTGCCATTGGCGGCATCATCAAGCACAATGCCTCGATCTCGGGCGCGGAAGTCGGCTGCCAGGGCGAAGTCGGCTCGGCGGCGGCGATGGCGGCGGCGGGGCTTGCCGCTGTGATGGGCGGCACGCCCGCGCAGATCGAGAATGCGGCGGAAATCGCGCTCGAACACCATCTCGGCATGACCTGCGATCCCGTCGGCGGGCTGGTGCAGGTGCCCTGCATCGAGCGCAATGCGCTGGGGGCCGTCAAGGCCGTCACCGCCGCCTCGCTGGCGCTGAAGGGCGACGGCACCCATTTCGTGCCGCTCGACGCCTGTATTGAAACCATGCGCCAGACCGGTTACGACATGAGCGAAAAATACAAGGAAACCTCCACCGGCGGGCTTGCGGTCAACCTGGTGGAATGCTGA